A genome region from Salvia splendens isolate huo1 chromosome 19, SspV2, whole genome shotgun sequence includes the following:
- the LOC121778377 gene encoding probable carotenoid cleavage dioxygenase 4, chloroplastic isoform X1 translates to MLQRSVLFPPKFPKLPSLRKENNNLVAKLISNASHPSSISVYLNPKHMNPKQSPLTKIFNSLDDMVSNFLELPLTPSNDPNHLLSGNFAPVDELPPTVCEVVDGSIPASLRGVYIRNGPNPHFVPRGPYHPFDGDGMLHSIRISGAVEAIFCSRYVKTYKFITEAENGSAFFPSPFSWFNGRSASAARFLLTVARVVSGSFDPSVNGFGTANTSLAYFNRELYALCESDLPYQIHLAENGDILTLGRRDFGGGGDMTQRMTAHPHTDSGEVFAFKCNMFPPFLTFFKIDSEGRKGAELAITSIKRMPIVHDFGLTKQFIVFQDLQIEMDPTEMAWGRTPMVFNRRKVPRIGVLRRDAADDGGLAWIKTPGLNFLHVINAWEGDLGGRVVIVAPNFLSMDRGFLNVSLIYSEIEMIELDVNEKKVVSRHVLSRKNMEFGVVNQAYAGKQTRLGYMYAAVIGESIKAAGVVKLDLSKAGAEGGDCMVASREYGPGCYGGELSFVAGEGAEEDDGYLVTYVHDEIRKESWFWVMKAKSPTLEVVARVKLPGRVPYGFHGLFVPEKDLLTLL, encoded by the exons atgttACAAAGATCCGTTTTATTTCCTCCAAAATTTCCCAAACTACCATCTCTAAGAAAAGAGAATAATAATTTGGTAGCAAAACTCATAAGCAATGCCTCTCATCCTTCATCAATTTCCGTTTATCTAAACCCTAAGCATATGAACCCTAAACAATCTCCACTTACCAAAATCTTTAATTCATTAGATGATATGGTTTCCAACTTCTTGGAGTTACCTCTCACACCATCAAATGATCCCAACCACCTTCTCTCCGGCAACTTCGCGCCGGTCGACGAGCTTCCGCCCACCGTATGTGAGGTGGTGGATGGCTCCATCCCGGCCTCCCTCCGCGGCGTCTACATCCGCAACGGCCCTAATCCCCACTTCGTCCCGCGCGGCCCTTACCACCCCTTCGACGGCGACGGGATGCTCCACTCCATCAGAATCTCCGGCGCCGTCGAAGCCATTTTCTGCAGCCGTTATGTAAAAACTTACAAGTTCATAACGGAGGCAGAAAACGGCTCCGCCTTCTTCCCCAGCCCCTTCTCGTGGTTCAACGGGAGATCAGCCTCCGCGGCGCGTTTCTTACTAACAGTAGCGCGGGTGGTCTCCGGCTCATTCGATCCTTCTGTTAACGGATTCGGAACCGCCAACACGAGTCTGGCTTATTTCAACAGAGAGCTATACGCTCTCTGCGAATCCGATCTCCCCTACCAAATCCATCTCGCTGAGAATGGCGACATCCTCACTTTAGGCCGCCGAGACTTCGGGGGCGGGGGCGACATGACGCAGAGAATGACTGCGCACCCGCACACCGACTCCGGCGAAGTCTTCGCCTTCAAATGCAACATGTTTCCTCCGTTTCTGACGTTTTTCAAAATCGATTCAGAAGGGAGAAAAGGGGCGGAATTAGCAATCACGTCGATCAAGAGGATGCCGATCGTCCATGATTTCGGCCTCACGAAGCAGTTCATCGTGTTTCAGGATTTGCAGATTGAGATGGACCCCACGGAGATGGCGTGGGGGCGGACGCCGATGGTCTTCAACCGCAGAAAAGTGCCGCGGATCGGCGTGCTGCGGCGCGACGCGGCGGACGACGGCGGATTGGCGTGGATCAAGACGCCGGGGTTGAACTTTCTGCACGTGATCAATGCTTGGGAGGGAGATCTCGGCGGAAGGGTTGTGATCGTGGCGCCGAATTTCTTATCGATGGACCGTGGATTCCTCAACGTGAGTTTGATATATTCGGAGATTGAAATGATCGAATTGGATGTCAATGAAAAGAAGGTGGTTTCGAGACATGTTTTGAGCAGGAAGAACATGGAATTTGGAGTTGTTAATCAAGCCTATGCTGGAAAACAGACCAGGTTAGG ATATATGTATGCAGCAGTAATAGGAGAGTCGATTAAGGCGGCAGGGGTGGTGAAGCTAGACTTGTCAAAAGCTGGGGCGGAAGGCGGCGATTGCATGGTGGCGAGCCGGGAATATGGGCCGGGATGTTATGGTGGGGAGCTGTCTTTCGTGGCGGGGGAGGGGGCGGAGGAGGATGATGGATATTTAGTGACATATGTTCACGATGAAATTAGAAAGGAGTCGTGGTTTTGGGTGATGAAAGCCAAATCCCCAACTCTTGAGGTTGTTGCTAGGGTTAAGTTGCCTGGTAGGGTGCCCTATGGCTTCCATGGACTATTTGTTCCTGAAAAAGATCTGTTAACACTATTGTAA
- the LOC121778377 gene encoding probable carotenoid cleavage dioxygenase 4, chloroplastic isoform X2, protein MLQRSVLFPPKFPKLPSLRKENNNLVAKLISNASHPSSISVYLNPKHMNPKQSPLTKIFNSLDDMVSNFLELPLTPSNDPNHLLSGNFAPVDELPPTVCEVVDGSIPASLRGVYIRNGPNPHFVPRGPYHPFDGDGMLHSIRISGAVEAIFCSRYVKTYKFITEAENGSAFFPSPFSWFNGRSASAARFLLTVARVVSGSFDPSVNGFGTANTSLAYFNRELYALCESDLPYQIHLAENGDILTLGRRDFGGGGDMTQRMTAHPHTDSGEVFAFKCNMFPPFLTFFKIDSEGRKGAELAITSIKRMPIVHDFGLTKQFIVFQDLQIEMDPTEMAWGRTPMVFNRRKVPRIGVLRRDAADDGGLAWIKTPGLNFLHVINAWEGDLGGRVVIVAPNFLSMDRGFLNVSLIYSEIEMIELDVNEKKVVSRHVLSRKNMEFGVVNQAYAGKQTRYMYAAVIGESIKAAGVVKLDLSKAGAEGGDCMVASREYGPGCYGGELSFVAGEGAEEDDGYLVTYVHDEIRKESWFWVMKAKSPTLEVVARVKLPGRVPYGFHGLFVPEKDLLTLL, encoded by the exons atgttACAAAGATCCGTTTTATTTCCTCCAAAATTTCCCAAACTACCATCTCTAAGAAAAGAGAATAATAATTTGGTAGCAAAACTCATAAGCAATGCCTCTCATCCTTCATCAATTTCCGTTTATCTAAACCCTAAGCATATGAACCCTAAACAATCTCCACTTACCAAAATCTTTAATTCATTAGATGATATGGTTTCCAACTTCTTGGAGTTACCTCTCACACCATCAAATGATCCCAACCACCTTCTCTCCGGCAACTTCGCGCCGGTCGACGAGCTTCCGCCCACCGTATGTGAGGTGGTGGATGGCTCCATCCCGGCCTCCCTCCGCGGCGTCTACATCCGCAACGGCCCTAATCCCCACTTCGTCCCGCGCGGCCCTTACCACCCCTTCGACGGCGACGGGATGCTCCACTCCATCAGAATCTCCGGCGCCGTCGAAGCCATTTTCTGCAGCCGTTATGTAAAAACTTACAAGTTCATAACGGAGGCAGAAAACGGCTCCGCCTTCTTCCCCAGCCCCTTCTCGTGGTTCAACGGGAGATCAGCCTCCGCGGCGCGTTTCTTACTAACAGTAGCGCGGGTGGTCTCCGGCTCATTCGATCCTTCTGTTAACGGATTCGGAACCGCCAACACGAGTCTGGCTTATTTCAACAGAGAGCTATACGCTCTCTGCGAATCCGATCTCCCCTACCAAATCCATCTCGCTGAGAATGGCGACATCCTCACTTTAGGCCGCCGAGACTTCGGGGGCGGGGGCGACATGACGCAGAGAATGACTGCGCACCCGCACACCGACTCCGGCGAAGTCTTCGCCTTCAAATGCAACATGTTTCCTCCGTTTCTGACGTTTTTCAAAATCGATTCAGAAGGGAGAAAAGGGGCGGAATTAGCAATCACGTCGATCAAGAGGATGCCGATCGTCCATGATTTCGGCCTCACGAAGCAGTTCATCGTGTTTCAGGATTTGCAGATTGAGATGGACCCCACGGAGATGGCGTGGGGGCGGACGCCGATGGTCTTCAACCGCAGAAAAGTGCCGCGGATCGGCGTGCTGCGGCGCGACGCGGCGGACGACGGCGGATTGGCGTGGATCAAGACGCCGGGGTTGAACTTTCTGCACGTGATCAATGCTTGGGAGGGAGATCTCGGCGGAAGGGTTGTGATCGTGGCGCCGAATTTCTTATCGATGGACCGTGGATTCCTCAACGTGAGTTTGATATATTCGGAGATTGAAATGATCGAATTGGATGTCAATGAAAAGAAGGTGGTTTCGAGACATGTTTTGAGCAGGAAGAACATGGAATTTGGAGTTGTTAATCAAGCCTATGCTGGAAAACAGACCAG ATATATGTATGCAGCAGTAATAGGAGAGTCGATTAAGGCGGCAGGGGTGGTGAAGCTAGACTTGTCAAAAGCTGGGGCGGAAGGCGGCGATTGCATGGTGGCGAGCCGGGAATATGGGCCGGGATGTTATGGTGGGGAGCTGTCTTTCGTGGCGGGGGAGGGGGCGGAGGAGGATGATGGATATTTAGTGACATATGTTCACGATGAAATTAGAAAGGAGTCGTGGTTTTGGGTGATGAAAGCCAAATCCCCAACTCTTGAGGTTGTTGCTAGGGTTAAGTTGCCTGGTAGGGTGCCCTATGGCTTCCATGGACTATTTGTTCCTGAAAAAGATCTGTTAACACTATTGTAA